One part of the Hippoglossus hippoglossus isolate fHipHip1 chromosome 11, fHipHip1.pri, whole genome shotgun sequence genome encodes these proteins:
- the LOC117770806 gene encoding bcl-2/adenovirus E1B 19 kDa-interacting protein 2-like protein isoform X2, with protein MSSGEQQFDLRPVCPEPVSLLPPVSPSCGLAERASTCYEEETERETSTGEEKGATEVESQQKSSTPTRDGPDPPSTLLLSGLRPKKKKVLVAPALSLSLGRSESTVSDDFPSGFLSPSPEDHDDTGLDLDLDGMETPSDSESLLFPIYDLDLEDDLRRLGVASHRHEPIGSRSVRSDQSELGALEREDVVDSQGTRWRCFSTGDPPQESRVDMSVLEPFLRVLSHGGYYGDGMNDIIVFSSCYLPQNHLKNYTYVMDNLFRYVVGTLDLMVAENYVMVYLCAGGQRDKLPEFSWLRECYTTIHRRLRKNLKGFYVVHPTWYIKALITIIKPFISSKFSRKLQFVNSLQELSDFIPTEQVQIPDCVRLYDQNLSR; from the exons atgtcatcaggtGAGCAGCAGTTTGACCTCAGACCTGTTTGTCCTGAACCAGTCTCACTTCTCCCACCTGTCTCACCCTCCTGTGGACTGGCGGAGAGAGCGTCTACCTGCT atgaggaggagacggagagagagacgtccaCCGGAGAAGAGAAAG GAGCAACAGAGGTCGAGTCTCAGCAGAAATCCTCGACTCCGACGAGAGACGGACCAG atCCTCCCAGCACTCTGCTGTTGTCAGGGTTACgtccaaagaagaagaaagtgctGGTGGCTCCGGCCCTCAGTCTGTCTCTAG GTCGCAGTGAGTCCACCGTCTCTGACGACTTCCCCTCGGGcttcctctccccctcaccTGAAGACCACGATGACACCGGGCTCGACCTTGATCTAGACGGCATGGAAACACCCTCAGACAGCGAATCACTGCTCTTCCCCATCTACGACTTGGATCTGGAag ACGACCTGCGGCGTCTTGGCGTGGCGTCCCACCGCCACGAACCCATCGGGTCCAGGTCTGTCAGGTCGGACCAGAGTGAACTGGGAGCTCTGGAGAGGGAGGACGTGGTGGACAGTCAGGGCACAAGGTGGCGCTGTTTCTCCACAGGTGACCCTCCCCAGGAGAGCCGGGTCGACATGAGCGTCCTGGAGCCGTTTCTCAGAGTTCTGTCTCACGGAG GTTACTATGGAGATGGTATGAATGACATCATCGTCTTTTCCTCCTGTTACCTGCCACAGAACCATCTGAAGAATTACACGTATGTGATGGACAATCTGTTCAG gtaTGTTGTGGGGACTCTGGATCTGATGGTTGCTGAAAACTATGTGATGGTTTATCTTTGTGCTGGAGGACAAAGAGACAAACTCCCCGAGTTCAGTTGGCTCCGAGAGTGTTACACCACCATCCACAGGAG GTTGAGGAAGAACCTGAAAGGTTTCTACGTGGTTCATCCCACCTGGTACATTAAAGCtctcatcaccatcatcaaaCCCTTCATCAG CTCTAAGTTTAGCAGGAAGTTGCAGTTCGTCAACAGTCTTCAGGAACTTTCGGATTTCATCCCGACTGAACAGGTTCAGATTCCAGACTGTGTTCGACT gTACGATCAGAATCTGTCCAGGTGA
- the LOC117770806 gene encoding bcl-2/adenovirus E1B 19 kDa-interacting protein 2-like protein isoform X1 codes for MTNTTNTTDTTKNTDTTDTTDTTTTDTTNTTTTAADTCSTTTNTTTDITTTDTTTVAACCTSATTTTPPDEPDEEETERETSTGEEKGATEVESQQKSSTPTRDGPDPPSTLLLSGLRPKKKKVLVAPALSLSLGRSESTVSDDFPSGFLSPSPEDHDDTGLDLDLDGMETPSDSESLLFPIYDLDLEDDLRRLGVASHRHEPIGSRSVRSDQSELGALEREDVVDSQGTRWRCFSTGDPPQESRVDMSVLEPFLRVLSHGGYYGDGMNDIIVFSSCYLPQNHLKNYTYVMDNLFRYVVGTLDLMVAENYVMVYLCAGGQRDKLPEFSWLRECYTTIHRRLRKNLKGFYVVHPTWYIKALITIIKPFISSKFSRKLQFVNSLQELSDFIPTEQVQIPDCVRLYDQNLSR; via the exons ATGACTAATACCACTAATACTACTGATACCACTAAAAATACTGATACCACTGATACCACTGATACTACTACAACTGACACTaccaatactactactactgctgctgaCACTTGTTCTACTACAACCAATACGACTACTGATATAACTACCACAGATACTACGACAGTAGCTGCATGTTGTACATCAGCTACCACTACAACTCCTCCTGATGAACCAG atgaggaggagacggagagagagacgtccaCCGGAGAAGAGAAAG GAGCAACAGAGGTCGAGTCTCAGCAGAAATCCTCGACTCCGACGAGAGACGGACCAG atCCTCCCAGCACTCTGCTGTTGTCAGGGTTACgtccaaagaagaagaaagtgctGGTGGCTCCGGCCCTCAGTCTGTCTCTAG GTCGCAGTGAGTCCACCGTCTCTGACGACTTCCCCTCGGGcttcctctccccctcaccTGAAGACCACGATGACACCGGGCTCGACCTTGATCTAGACGGCATGGAAACACCCTCAGACAGCGAATCACTGCTCTTCCCCATCTACGACTTGGATCTGGAag ACGACCTGCGGCGTCTTGGCGTGGCGTCCCACCGCCACGAACCCATCGGGTCCAGGTCTGTCAGGTCGGACCAGAGTGAACTGGGAGCTCTGGAGAGGGAGGACGTGGTGGACAGTCAGGGCACAAGGTGGCGCTGTTTCTCCACAGGTGACCCTCCCCAGGAGAGCCGGGTCGACATGAGCGTCCTGGAGCCGTTTCTCAGAGTTCTGTCTCACGGAG GTTACTATGGAGATGGTATGAATGACATCATCGTCTTTTCCTCCTGTTACCTGCCACAGAACCATCTGAAGAATTACACGTATGTGATGGACAATCTGTTCAG gtaTGTTGTGGGGACTCTGGATCTGATGGTTGCTGAAAACTATGTGATGGTTTATCTTTGTGCTGGAGGACAAAGAGACAAACTCCCCGAGTTCAGTTGGCTCCGAGAGTGTTACACCACCATCCACAGGAG GTTGAGGAAGAACCTGAAAGGTTTCTACGTGGTTCATCCCACCTGGTACATTAAAGCtctcatcaccatcatcaaaCCCTTCATCAG CTCTAAGTTTAGCAGGAAGTTGCAGTTCGTCAACAGTCTTCAGGAACTTTCGGATTTCATCCCGACTGAACAGGTTCAGATTCCAGACTGTGTTCGACT gTACGATCAGAATCTGTCCAGGTGA
- the LOC117770806 gene encoding bcl-2/adenovirus E1B 19 kDa-interacting protein 2-like protein isoform X3 — protein MSLSSAGDDEQLCDLLTGATEVESQQKSSTPTRDGPDPPSTLLLSGLRPKKKKVLVAPALSLSLGRSESTVSDDFPSGFLSPSPEDHDDTGLDLDLDGMETPSDSESLLFPIYDLDLEDDLRRLGVASHRHEPIGSRSVRSDQSELGALEREDVVDSQGTRWRCFSTGDPPQESRVDMSVLEPFLRVLSHGGYYGDGMNDIIVFSSCYLPQNHLKNYTYVMDNLFRYVVGTLDLMVAENYVMVYLCAGGQRDKLPEFSWLRECYTTIHRRLRKNLKGFYVVHPTWYIKALITIIKPFISSKFSRKLQFVNSLQELSDFIPTEQVQIPDCVRLYDQNLSR, from the exons ATGTCTTTGTCTTCAGCAGGTGATGATGAGCAGCTGTGTGATCTCCTCACAG GAGCAACAGAGGTCGAGTCTCAGCAGAAATCCTCGACTCCGACGAGAGACGGACCAG atCCTCCCAGCACTCTGCTGTTGTCAGGGTTACgtccaaagaagaagaaagtgctGGTGGCTCCGGCCCTCAGTCTGTCTCTAG GTCGCAGTGAGTCCACCGTCTCTGACGACTTCCCCTCGGGcttcctctccccctcaccTGAAGACCACGATGACACCGGGCTCGACCTTGATCTAGACGGCATGGAAACACCCTCAGACAGCGAATCACTGCTCTTCCCCATCTACGACTTGGATCTGGAag ACGACCTGCGGCGTCTTGGCGTGGCGTCCCACCGCCACGAACCCATCGGGTCCAGGTCTGTCAGGTCGGACCAGAGTGAACTGGGAGCTCTGGAGAGGGAGGACGTGGTGGACAGTCAGGGCACAAGGTGGCGCTGTTTCTCCACAGGTGACCCTCCCCAGGAGAGCCGGGTCGACATGAGCGTCCTGGAGCCGTTTCTCAGAGTTCTGTCTCACGGAG GTTACTATGGAGATGGTATGAATGACATCATCGTCTTTTCCTCCTGTTACCTGCCACAGAACCATCTGAAGAATTACACGTATGTGATGGACAATCTGTTCAG gtaTGTTGTGGGGACTCTGGATCTGATGGTTGCTGAAAACTATGTGATGGTTTATCTTTGTGCTGGAGGACAAAGAGACAAACTCCCCGAGTTCAGTTGGCTCCGAGAGTGTTACACCACCATCCACAGGAG GTTGAGGAAGAACCTGAAAGGTTTCTACGTGGTTCATCCCACCTGGTACATTAAAGCtctcatcaccatcatcaaaCCCTTCATCAG CTCTAAGTTTAGCAGGAAGTTGCAGTTCGTCAACAGTCTTCAGGAACTTTCGGATTTCATCCCGACTGAACAGGTTCAGATTCCAGACTGTGTTCGACT gTACGATCAGAATCTGTCCAGGTGA